The stretch of DNA GAATTGCATTTcattgaagaaaaagaaattGATCTAGCCGATGTCATACAAACGCCTCCACCCAAGATTCCGCTGGAAATAACATTGCGAGCCCATTGGCTATGTGTAGACGGAGTTCAGCCGACAATTCCCGAAAATCCTCCACCACTTTCGAAAGACGCCCAAGCTCTCGATTCGGTTAATCCGGTGAACAAGCTGGAGAAAGCTCATATGAAGGATACGACTGGGAAGCCAGCGATCGGTAAAGCTCAGAAGCTGAAGAATGTTGAGACAGTCCATGTGAAACAGTTGGCCACCCACGAGCTTTCGGTCGAACAGCAATTGTATTATAAGGAAATTACCGAGGCCTGTGTTGGTTCCGATGAAGCGAGGAGAGCGGAAGCGTTAACTTCTTTGGCGTGTGATCCGGGACTGCACGAAATGCTACCAAGAATGTGTACTTTTATTGCCGAAGGTGTGAAAGTAAACGTCGTGCAGAATAATCTCGCTTTGTTGATATACCTTATGCGAATGGTACGAGCGCTTCTGGATAATTCCGCATTATATCTTGAAAAATATGTAAGTTTACATTAGTATTATTGTCAGTGTTCttatgaaaatgtttttttaatataattttttcagctcCATGAATTGATACCTTCGGTATCAACATGTATTGTTTCCAGGCAATTATGTATGCGTCCTGAATTGGATAACCATTGGGCCCTCAGAGATTTCGCAGCTCGTTTGATGGCTCAAATCTGCAAAAAtttcaacacatcaacaaataaTTTACAAACACGAGTAACAAGACTATTCAGTGCAGCTTTACAGAACGACAAGACCCCACTGTCTTCGTTGTATGGAGCTTTGGAGGGCCTATCAGAACTCGGAACAGAGGTTATAAAAGTCTTCATCATTCCAAGACTAAAGTTCATATCCGAAAGAGTTGAGGTACATCTACAAGGAACTAATATCAGCGCTACGGATAAAATAGCCGCTGGTCATATCCGCGCGATGCTACAAAAAGTATGTTCGCCAGTATTGAAAACCATCCGTAATCCTCCGGATGTTGTAGAAGAATACAAGTGCGTAACGTGGCATAATAATGGACCATGAATAGaggcataacttttgaacccaTTTGCAGGAAAGATTATGGATTCCTCGGACCGACCTTACACCAAGGAGTCATCAAAGCTCGAACTGCTCCACCATCCACGCCCACCTGTACCAGTGCGAGTGCGTCAGCCGTGAATGTTTCGATCGTTACCACCACTTCGAATGCGCCAGCTCGACCACAAACGCCGCTAATTACTGCCGGAACTAGTAGTAAACCGGTGATTTCCAGCACCCCTGGTCCCATCCAACGTCAGCCTTCGCAGTCTGGACAATCCGCGTCTGGCCAGCAGCAGAAGTTTGTTATCGTAACACAACGCCAGCAGACACCGTCACCTTCGCAGGGTATGTTGTTTTTAGCGGCGCTCCCTTATTTGAGCAGCAGTTTGCTATTCTGTGAATTATTGTTTATAACTACACCGAGTTCCACGATGAGATTAGATCTTCATTATAAAACAAATTCAGAAATTGagccgcggtgcggattatcggTGAAAACGAGTTCCACAGTAATTCTAAAGAGCTTCCCAAAATTTGTCGGCAGGTTCTTGCTCTGTTGTTATGGTCTGGGCTAGTACATTATCTATTCACTGGTGTATATAACCTTACGGATGGTCTAgtttaattgaggggcttagaatgaaaggggtgtaagcagcgttgccaatgttccagtttaaactggattcttcctgttttttctcctCGATTCAGTTATCCAGtcgaaccctaaaatcttccagtttattataattttgtccagttttatccagttttttatatgtctgcttcagttttacccattttatgtaaagtaaatttacaatgataaatattatcccTCCCTCCACCTTCCTATCCTTTGACCAATTTAAGTTTTGGCATTTTGATCGATCTTTCTTTTTCTTACACACTCAACTCAGTgttatctttctcccgtttacACTTCTGAATTCAATTAATTAGCGCGCAGTGTGTTGGTGGTGAAAATATACTGGGGCTGATTCTGATGCGCGAATGTGAAGTGACAGCTCGGAAAAATTGCCTCACTCAATTCCCGAAGGCGGCTGTGGTGAAATTTTTACCTTGAGTGAACTCTCAtgaacactcactcaattcccgtgggcgattgcagtggaaaaacatgccattttgtgacttttgaagtcgtatcctcatTCGTTATCAACTAGTACCAACAATGGTAGCCAAAAATAGAATTAGGCATTTCCAAAGGATTTGAACGATCTCTAATAATTCGCCGTTCCAAACGGGCAATAGCTATTGCAGATTCAAAGATGAATTCATCATCTACtttatgaaaattttcggaaaaaaataggcaatttcgaatgcaatccagttaaactgtgaattttgaaatgatttatatttattattaacatgtagtcagttcaagtatttggtatgctattactaatgacaagaatatacatcttctgcagccgctataacgcggtacaaaattaaattgaaagtttacaatagttgaccctaactgatacgagaaactcaattcagcataccgtttcctttctccaaaaacacaaatcagactttcaaaaattacgaaaagctACTTAAGTAGTTAGAAACCGTATATGTTTGATCAACTTCTTCCATGTGTGAGGCATCCTCGGTGTCATCCACTAGTGGAGGAGCATCTTCATCAGTAGTTGCGGATGGAGTATCTGTGCTTATCCATTTCAAGACCAAGCTTGACCATAAGGTAGATGCGAGATGCGTGCTCACCGGGCTCATCCAGTGAGAATCCAAACGATAACAGCGCAGTTTCGGACAGTGGAATTACAAGAtttttgacagctctatcatttttatcggctcattgtctgtgaacaaaatttaacttctaaatttatttgaatgcgataataaatatatcttaCCTTGATGACTTTTATGTGAGGCGACTATAACATTAATGTTCACTGTAATGTTATAAAGAATAGTCAACCTTCCGATAAACTTTTAGCAATAATTACGCTAAAATCAGCACCGGACACTAAGTCAAAAAACGAATGCGGAATCAAAACACGgatacgaaatcaaaacaatcagtgtttggatttcgatcaaaatcaaatgatacacaatgtgtcatgcaagtaaactctcacgaacatataaccaaatatgagaggatcattcagatacttgtatgaatgtcagcaatcacttttgtaacatttagtgattaaactaagagaggaacgaagactgttgtttgcatattcgagttgtatcaaacatggcacactattttcgaagcctgcatacaagtttgaaccgcatatatcgtctcattttactatagcgaaacccactgcacagacaagtgtaaagcaataaatgatacaagaaaaattacgtcatcattacgtcaccatttgcggagagcagcgaatgggaaaagagataaaacgcgagagtttttgcttctcactggagcggtgttgctagtaaaactatgcggtctatatgaatatacacatttcaagggatagcgacgttaaaaatggaaaatataatctgactacccttcccttagcctctatcgagctaaataatcatatagtttgcactctcttagacttaaaaatcaggatctgctacattagctgaatatgaatatttcgctttgcgttgtccgtatgatcctgctgtttcatgatgcatggagaggtcggtatgcatatgttagaggcagagaagaaaataagctttctgcactgaaagcgtatatgatagctttgcttgcatgctggtgtgcaatgaagtgcgagccgatgcagagttgtctcgttctcttttgtgtcgagatttgcagcacataacaataatagaataccgctgggggaaatgtttcctgaaagatcatatttgaacgaacgaaagcgatttttttcaatgagtggatcatttggcaaatactgaaaacaattgaaataacatacactcatattaatgcaaagggactatgcaaaaacagatttgaaaatatatttttatttgttttcttatgccagagatattatttttcatcaattataataagaggaaaacatttataaagatgaacgaaaatatttcctgtacatatttgtaacaaggaatgaaaatttttaaaataaaagaaatatatattAATGAAACACATTAAATACATAGAGCCTTTGCAAAAAACACAAGCTTtgacatatatttcaatgaacactgcaccatttgtaattcattgagtattttactccaaaatgaacctctcacgtcagGGCAATCGCTTTCGGCGATACGGTGACCTGGGTCATGTAACTTTGAGGAGTTCATTGTTGTCACATTCCATTCGCGCTGGAGAATCAGGCCCACTGTTTTCAGTCATGTTTCATCTACCTAATTGACTTTTGTGACAAACGCGcctgtaattttgttctttccaTTTCGTTCAACTCGTCGATGTTTTGtggaaaattccagaacgaagaGCTCTCCCGAAATCTGGAAACATATTAAACTCCTTCAAAAATAGGATATCGCATAATTTTTATCTCTTTTAACAGCCTATCCAAGCAGCAACTTGCTACTTGCTACTTGTCtttgaattcataaaaaatatgagatattctaggtcctccaaaccattctgaagttcataccaattgatctaccatttcTTCCATTACTGGTACAATGTTCATAGCAAGAAAACATAACCAGAATAGCTCTTAGAGCCCgcgtcccagcaaacattaaatcgtataattttgcacgtgccaagtcttacaagaaatccgaataaatcataatcgcatataatatcaatcaaagtatgtgtcgtgtatatttgaaatcgcataaaatgcaaaaactcgattttatataccattatcaaattaagtcgcaattcggtataacaaacatcaattttattgtgtacattgtcgtaaaatatatttaatccgcatcatatgcgtatattacgctgatgcagtttgtgtgtcgtataagcgtataatttaaatcgattcagtactgtagtaaatcgtgttgcatgctgaagaaaatcatgaaacagtaaatcatattagatcctaataaagaacatattacatcatattgaaatgtcaatgaaattctgatgcactcgaaagtttcaaccgctgttgaattaaatttcagatagccgcgcgagatagctggtggatgataatccagacgaccggagttcg from Toxorhynchites rutilus septentrionalis strain SRP chromosome 3, ASM2978413v1, whole genome shotgun sequence encodes:
- the LOC129776749 gene encoding transcription initiation factor TFIID subunit 6-like isoform X1, with protein sequence MSDGDKTMYGTTLSLESIKVIAESIGVGSLPDEAAKELADDVSFKLKQIVQDAAKFMHHSKRMKMSIADIDHSLKVRNIEPQYGFVSPDFIPFRFASGGGRELHFIEEKEIDLADVIQTPPPKIPLEITLRAHWLCVDGVQPTIPENPPPLSKDAQALDSVNPVNKLEKAHMKDTTGKPAIGKAQKLKNVETVHVKQLATHELSVEQQLYYKEITEACVGSDEARRAEALTSLACDPGLHEMLPRMCTFIAEGVKVNVVQNNLALLIYLMRMVRALLDNSALYLEKYLHELIPSVSTCIVSRQLCMRPELDNHWALRDFAARLMAQICKNFNTSTNNLQTRVTRLFSAALQNDKTPLSSLYGALEGLSELGTEVIKVFIIPRLKFISERVEVHLQGTNISATDKIAAGHIRAMLQKVCSPVLKTIRNPPDVVEEYKKDYGFLGPTLHQGVIKARTAPPSTPTCTSASASAVNVSIVTTTSNAPARPQTPLITAGTSSKPVISSTPGPIQRQPSQSGQSASGQQQKFVIVTQRQQTPSPSQDDFVGIIQQSQRASSGSGGGQTQPALIKIEPQSANMQKVVLINQTASQGPAANVISKPLFVNSGGGSGNGTTSQPIAPPELDDLSHLA
- the LOC129776749 gene encoding transcription initiation factor TFIID subunit 6-like isoform X2, which translates into the protein MSDGDKTMYGTTLSLESIKVIAESIGVGSLPDEAAKELADDVSFKLKQIVQDAAKFMHHSKRMKMSIADIDHSLKVRNIEPQYGFVSPDFIPFRFASGGGRELHFIEEKEIDLADVIQTPPPKIPLEITLRAHWLCVDGVQPTIPENPPPLSKDAQALDSVNPVNKLEKAHMKDTTGKPAIGKAQKLKNVETVHVKQLATHELSVEQQLYYKEITEACVGSDEARRAEALTSLACDPGLHEMLPRMCTFIAEGVKVNVVQNNLALLIYLMRMVRALLDNSALYLEKYLHELIPSVSTCIVSRQLCMRPELDNHWALRDFAARLMAQICKNFNTSTNNLQTRVTRLFSAALQNDKTPLSSLYGALEGLSELGTEVIKVFIIPRLKFISERVEVHLQGTNISATDKIAAGHIRAMLQKVCSPVLKTIRNPPDVVEEYKKDYGFLGPTLHQGVIKARTAPPSTPTCTSASASAVNVSIVTTTSNAPARPQTPLITAGTSSKPVISSTPGPIQRQPSQSGQSASGQQQKFVIVTQRQQTPSPSQGIIQQSQRASSGSGGGQTQPALIKIEPQSANMQKVVLINQTASQGPAANVISKPLFVNSGGGSGNGTTSQPIAPPELDDLSHLA